CAGTGATTCTATCGCATTCGCCAACGCCGATGCGTCGCCCGGCGGCACGAGCAGCCCGCCGTGGACGGATTCCTTCACGCCGCCGATGTCGGACGCGATCACCGGGAGGCCCGCGGCCTGCGCCTCGAGGATCGCGGTAGGCAGCCCCTCCTGCTGAACGGACGGCTGGGCAAAGATATCCATCGCCGAAAATGCCGCGGGCAAATCGTCGCGGAAACCAGTGAAGGTTACTATTTCCTTCAAGGCACGTTTTGCGGTCTGCTGCTCCAATGCGGCTTTTTCCGGGCCTTGCCCCACGATCATGGCACGCAGTCTTGGGTGCCGGTCGCGCAGCATTGCGATGGCGTCGATGAGATGCGCGTGGCCCTTTTCGACGGACACGCGGCTGACAGTCCCAACGACGACCGCGTCGTCCGGTATGCCGTGCTGCGCGCGAAAGGCGGCGCGTGCGTGGGACGAAGGTGGCGGCTCGATGCCGGTGTAAATGACGCGAACGATCGACTCCGGCGTGGGGCCCTTGAGGATGCGCAGTTTCATGTGTTCTGAAACGGTAATCACCCGATCGAAATGGCGCAGTGCGAAATCGCGTTCGATCCATTGATAGACAAACCGGCGGAACGGCACGAAACCGTCCCACCATCCGTACGCGCTCGCCACGACGGCGCAGGGCCACGCGCCGCGCCCGATGCCAATCATCGTGTTCGAATGGGGGTCATGTGTGTGTATCAGGTCGATGTCGTATTTGCGCACGAGTTCGAGCACCTTCGCGCGGGCTTTCCACCAGTTCCCGCGCGACTTCCAGGGTATGCGTTCGTCCGACGGCGGAAGTCCGCGCTTGCGCGCCTGATCGATGAATATTTCGTCCAGACCCGAGAACGTGTCGTACGGCACGCAGACCACGTTGTACCTGTCCCTGGGCAGGTGCTTCATCAGCGTGAGCAGGACGGTGTGCGACCCGCCGAACGCCCAACTGCGAATCAGATAGAGGACGTTGCGCGGCATCACGGCGACTTCCATGACGCGATCAGCTTCGCCAATCGATCGAGCACGAGTTTGGGTTTGCCGCTCGCGTCGCACAATCCGCCCGTGACGACGGAAGATTTCGTGTCCGTAATGTCCCACCATGTGATGGAGTGGACATTGGGATTCGCATACGCAAACGTGAAGACCATTTCGGCGTAATCGGCCTGCGTTTGTTCCGTCCATTGCTCGCGCCAATAGCCGGAGGTCCAGCCCGGCTGGTACGACGACGGCAGCGAGAACTCGGTGATGTGGATCGGCTTCTTTAATGCCGAATAACGTTCAATCGTATCGATCAACCAGGATGGTGTCGTGGCTGGGCCCTGCAGCCCACCGAACGATTCGTTGAAATGGAAGCCGGGATAGAGCTGAAGACCGATCGCGTCAAGCTGGGACACAGCGGGCCCGACATCGGCCCCGTTCAAATACGCGAGGTAGGTGCGGTTCCAGTCGTTCGCGGGTATGTTGTCGAGTGTGTGCACGGCGAACCGGCGCCCGTAGTCACCCTCGTGAGCGGAATTCACGAGGCCGGTCAGATTTTCATGCGCAGCGATGGACTGCGCGGACTGAGCGAACAGGCCGGCGACAATTTCACGCGGCACATCAACGACATTCGTCACGTTGGGTTCGTTCATGGCTTCCCACACCGCGAAGGTGTCGCCGTAGGCGTCGAGCAGCGCCTTTTCCTGTTGCAGCATCGCGTCGCGCAGCGCGTCCGGTTGCATGCCGCGCGCGCGATCCGGGAGGATGCCGTAGTCCTGTAGCCAGACCACGCCGTGTGCCTTTACCTGGAACCCTTGTTTGCGCAACCGCTCGATGCCGAATGTCTGTTCGATGGCTGTTCTGTCTATTGCGCCACCACGCGCATCCGTCCAGCCCCAGCCGAGCAACACGGTCGCGAGATCGAAGCCGGCATCGCGCGCGATTTGAAAAGCCTGCGCGTCGTACGGGCTGCCCTCGAACACGCCGAAGGAGAAATCGGCGCGCGGGCCCCGGTTTGCGATGGTGTCGCGTGCGCGTTTGAGTTCGAGTTCGTCGCGGAGCTTGAGCGCGTCGGCGAGTACGGCGTCCGCGGCCGCGGCGCGTTCCGCGGCGCCGCGGAGGCCCTTCGCCTTTTCCAAGGCTACGTCGAACGCCGCCGCGTCGCCGGAAAATCGGTGGGCAAGATCGCTAACGGCGGTGCGCGCGAGTTCGAGATTCAAGTCGATGATCAGCGGTTGGGACGCAGTCACGTTGAAGCCCGCGCCACCGTTGTCCGCACGCAGGTGAAGCTTGCCGTAGCCTCGGGTTTCCCAGAACAGGACTTGCGGCACGTACACGTGCCCCGGCGCCACCACCAACGCAGGTAACCCCTTTTCGCGCGGGCGGCCGAGTTTCACGGCCTCGTCGTCGAACACCGGCCAGCACGTGGCCTCGACGGCGCAGTCGCTCGTGTCCGTCGCAACCATGAATTGATCGCCGATGGCGCCGCGGGCGCGGAAGTCTTCCCATCGCATGAGACGCCCCTGAGTATCGTACGCGCGCAACACGATGCAGGCGGCGTTGGGAAGTCTTATGTTTAGCGAAGTCTCGCCTGCGTAGGCATAGACGCGCGGCGCAAGGGCGTAGGTCTCGATGCCGTCCTTCGTGACGGATGCAGGCGGTTGCACCAGTATATAGCCGTGCGCGAGGGGCTTCTCGATAGCGATCTCGAACTCGCCGCCCGTGGAGGTCGACGTTTGTGCAACGGGTGCAAACGATGAATCGGTCAACGCAACGAATGCGTACGAAATTGGCTTACCGGACGCAGCGGCGCTTATGTTCCCGCTAATGGACGCCGATTGGGCCGCAGCGGAAATGGACAACGCGGCAACTAGCGCGAGAGGGACATGCCCCGCCCAGCGCAGACCGGCGCGAGCCAGTCTATTTCGCCGGAGCGACGCGGACGTTCTCATCCAGGATGCCGTCGAGCAGGAGATTGGCGATGCGCGGGCCGTCGTTCATCATGGTGACCCAGATGACGTGGTCGAATTCGCCTGCGGCGACGCCGCGCAACTTGGAACTGCCACCCGTAGTCGCGAACACGAAGTACTTGTGCGAATGCCGCTCGAACTTCATGTAGTTGTGGCGGTGTCCGGTGAAGACCGTGTGCGGGCGGCCCTGCAACAGCGGCTCGATCTTCTCCCACCCGGCAGTGTCCTCGTAGTCCCACAGCGGCTTGTGCATGAAGACAAGCGTCCACCGCACGTCCTTGTTTTCGTCGAGCGCCTTGCGTACGTACTCGACCTGTGCGTCGCTCATGTGCGAAGCGGGCGGGTCCTCGGTGTTCAGGCAAAGGAAGAGGACATCGCGATAGCGGAAGTGATAGTAGATTGGCCCGAAGCGCCGGCGCCATTCTTCGACCATCATGTCGCTTTTCATGTCGTGGTTTCCGGGGACATGAAAAAACGGCATTTCGAGTTTGCCGACAATTTCCTTAAACTCCGCCCACTCGGCATCGACTTGCGCCGTGTTCGTTCTGTCGCCTTCGATCAAGTCGCCGATACTCATGACAAACTCGGGCTGGAGCAGGTTGATCTTATCGACTGCGCTCTCGAAGATGCCGGGGCGCGCGCCGCCGGTGCGATCGGTGACGATGGCGAAGTGGAACTGGTCCGGATCGTTGTTGAGGTCGAGGCTGGTCCACGGTTTG
The genomic region above belongs to Candidatus Hydrogenedentota bacterium and contains:
- a CDS encoding glycosyltransferase family 4 protein; the encoded protein is MPRNVLYLIRSWAFGGSHTVLLTLMKHLPRDRYNVVCVPYDTFSGLDEIFIDQARKRGLPPSDERIPWKSRGNWWKARAKVLELVRKYDIDLIHTHDPHSNTMIGIGRGAWPCAVVASAYGWWDGFVPFRRFVYQWIERDFALRHFDRVITVSEHMKLRILKGPTPESIVRVIYTGIEPPPSSHARAAFRAQHGIPDDAVVVGTVSRVSVEKGHAHLIDAIAMLRDRHPRLRAMIVGQGPEKAALEQQTAKRALKEIVTFTGFRDDLPAAFSAMDIFAQPSVQQEGLPTAILEAQAAGLPVIASDIGGVKESVHGGLLVPPGDASALANAIESLVTDADKRHSIGDAAKAFVERSFSLESMVRRVAETYEEAIDRHAARQASAR
- a CDS encoding endo-1,4-beta-xylanase encodes the protein MRTSASLRRNRLARAGLRWAGHVPLALVAALSISAAAQSASISGNISAAASGKPISYAFVALTDSSFAPVAQTSTSTGGEFEIAIEKPLAHGYILVQPPASVTKDGIETYALAPRVYAYAGETSLNIRLPNAACIVLRAYDTQGRLMRWEDFRARGAIGDQFMVATDTSDCAVEATCWPVFDDEAVKLGRPREKGLPALVVAPGHVYVPQVLFWETRGYGKLHLRADNGGAGFNVTASQPLIIDLNLELARTAVSDLAHRFSGDAAAFDVALEKAKGLRGAAERAAAADAVLADALKLRDELELKRARDTIANRGPRADFSFGVFEGSPYDAQAFQIARDAGFDLATVLLGWGWTDARGGAIDRTAIEQTFGIERLRKQGFQVKAHGVVWLQDYGILPDRARGMQPDALRDAMLQQEKALLDAYGDTFAVWEAMNEPNVTNVVDVPREIVAGLFAQSAQSIAAHENLTGLVNSAHEGDYGRRFAVHTLDNIPANDWNRTYLAYLNGADVGPAVSQLDAIGLQLYPGFHFNESFGGLQGPATTPSWLIDTIERYSALKKPIHITEFSLPSSYQPGWTSGYWREQWTEQTQADYAEMVFTFAYANPNVHSITWWDITDTKSSVVTGGLCDASGKPKLVLDRLAKLIASWKSP
- a CDS encoding metallophosphoesterase, with product MLPRTGPDGRSREKTLNTTNAARLALAALCIAIAGCATHPHAHIEHNVATDAKPWTSLDLNNDPDQFHFAIVTDRTGGARPGIFESAVDKINLLQPEFVMSIGDLIEGDRTNTAQVDAEWAEFKEIVGKLEMPFFHVPGNHDMKSDMMVEEWRRRFGPIYYHFRYRDVLFLCLNTEDPPASHMSDAQVEYVRKALDENKDVRWTLVFMHKPLWDYEDTAGWEKIEPLLQGRPHTVFTGHRHNYMKFERHSHKYFVFATTGGSSKLRGVAAGEFDHVIWVTMMNDGPRIANLLLDGILDENVRVAPAK